The sequence AGCGCCCAGGTCCTCGACGGGCACAGCGCCTCGCTGCTGCTGGTCGCCGCGCACACCGGCGGCTTCGCGCGAAGCCGCACGCTGCTCTTCCTCGTACGGGAGGACGCGCCCGGCCTCGTCCGCTCCCGCCAGGCCGTCCTCGACGAGACCCGCCCGCAGGCCAGGATCCAGCTGCGCGACGTCCCCGCGGAACTGCTCGGCGAGGACGGGTCCGACGTGCTCGGCGCCCTCGCCGCCACCGGGCGCACCGCCTGCGCGGTCCTCGCCGCCGAGGCGGTCGGCGCGGCCGGCCAGGCCCTCGCCCGCACCGTGGACTACGTACGCCAGCGCGAGCAGTTCGGCCGGCCCATCGGCTCCTTCCAGGCCGTCAAGCACCGCCTCGCGGACCTGTACGTCCAGGTGCAGGCCGCCAGGTCGGCGGCCTACTACGCAGCCTGGGACCCCGAACAGGGCGGCCTCGCCCTCGCGCAGGCCCTGGAGGCCCTGCGGATCACCGCGGGCGAGGCCATCCAGCTGCACGGCGGCATCGGCTTCACCTGGGAGCACGACGCACACCTCTACTTCAAACGGGCGGCGGCCGACGAGCTGCTGTTCGGCCCCGTCCATCGGCTGCGCGCCCACGCCGCGCACCGCGCCGGACTCTTCACCACCCCCACGGAACCCGAGAAGGTGGCCGTCTGATGGCTGTGGCTCTGGGCATCGGCGTCAAGCTGATGCAGAAGGTCTCCTCGACCATGCTGTTCGCCAAGATCGCACCGCACTTCATCCCCGCCATGGACCGGGCGGTGCACAAGCTGACCCGTGGCAAGGTGCTGCTCAGCGCCCGGATGCTGCCGGGGGTGATCCTCACCGCCAAGGGCGCCAGGAGCGGAGAACCGCGCACCACCCCGCTCGCCTGCATGCCGGAGGACGGCGGCGCGAGCTGGCTCCTGATCGGCTCCAACTTCGGCCGGCCCGGGCACCCGGCGTGGACCGGAAACCTGCTCAAGCACCCGGACGCGGACGTGAGTTGGAAGGGCCAGGACATCGCCGTACGGGCCCGGCTGCTGGAAGGCGAGGAGCGCGCGGCGGCATGGACCGCGGTGCTGGGGTTCTGGCCGCCGTACGCGACGTACCAGGCGCGCATCGAGCGCGAGATCCGGCTGTTCCGCCTGGAGCGTCGCTGATCGCAGGCGGTTCGAGACGCACGCCCGTCACCTGGCGCGCGGAGCGCGGGCAGGTCCGGCCGGGCGGTGTGCCGGTCGGGTGACCGGCGGTGTGCCGGTGGCGTACCGGCGCGGTGCCGGTGTCGTGCCGGCGGTGTGCCGGTGTCGTGCCGGGCGGCGGACCCCTCCGGGGTCCGCCGCTACCGGGTGGGCTTCTTGCCGGTGATGCCCAGGTGGACGAGCAGGGCCAGGTTCGGCTTCAGCTCGGCCTGCTTGACGCCCCAGGTCTGGAAGCCCTTCTGGTGCGAGGCGACCGCGGCCAGCATGGCGACCAGGGAGCCGGCCATCGCCGCCGGGCTGAGGTCCTTGTCGACCTTGCCCTTGGCCTGGAGCTCCTTCATCGACTCAGTGAGGGAGTTGGTGACCGAGTTCAGGATCTTCATGCGGATCTTGTAGAAGCGCTTGTCGCCCTCGGCCGCCCCGAGGTCGACGACCCGCAGGATGGCGTCGTTGCGCCGCCAGAAGTCCAGGAATCCCTCGACGAGTTCCTCTGCCGCAGCCCAGCCGGCCTTGCCGACCCAGTTGCGGCCCTCGACGAGCGCGGTCAACTGTGCGCCCTCGGTCGCCATTTCCTCGGCGATCTCCAGGACGGCACCCTCCACGTCCGGGAAGTACTGGTAGAAGGTCGCGGGGGAGGTACCGGCCTTGCGGGCGACATCGATCACTTTGACGTCGCGGTACGGCGAGGAGCTGAGCATCTCGCTCAGGCAGTCGAGCAGCTTCTGCCGCGTCGCCTGGCCGCGCCGGCCGGCGACACGCCCGTCGACGGTGCGTACTTGTCCTGTCATGCCGTCAGCTTACCGAGGGGTGATCGGCGCGCTATTCGGCCGCCTGCAAATGGGGTTACGGGCTCATTGGCCTGGGCGGGAGCCCGTCCGGGGCGGGCCGCGCGGCGG comes from Streptomyces sp. NBC_01408 and encodes:
- a CDS encoding acyl-CoA dehydrogenase family protein; amino-acid sequence: MDAAFTAEQDEMRRTLREILGKRCGPDEVKAAVRTAAGHDRELWQQLAQQLGLPGIAIAEEYGGVGCTPADLALACEETGRALLPSPLLATAVLCAPLITALGTAAQRTTLLAPLAAGGLTAALAVPGPALATALALSGDNTAGEWAGGGRAGGVQARADATGGGWRLYGESAQVLDGHSASLLLVAAHTGGFARSRTLLFLVREDAPGLVRSRQAVLDETRPQARIQLRDVPAELLGEDGSDVLGALAATGRTACAVLAAEAVGAAGQALARTVDYVRQREQFGRPIGSFQAVKHRLADLYVQVQAARSAAYYAAWDPEQGGLALAQALEALRITAGEAIQLHGGIGFTWEHDAHLYFKRAAADELLFGPVHRLRAHAAHRAGLFTTPTEPEKVAV
- a CDS encoding TetR family transcriptional regulator, coding for MTGQVRTVDGRVAGRRGQATRQKLLDCLSEMLSSSPYRDVKVIDVARKAGTSPATFYQYFPDVEGAVLEIAEEMATEGAQLTALVEGRNWVGKAGWAAAEELVEGFLDFWRRNDAILRVVDLGAAEGDKRFYKIRMKILNSVTNSLTESMKELQAKGKVDKDLSPAAMAGSLVAMLAAVASHQKGFQTWGVKQAELKPNLALLVHLGITGKKPTR
- a CDS encoding nitroreductase family deazaflavin-dependent oxidoreductase; protein product: MAVALGIGVKLMQKVSSTMLFAKIAPHFIPAMDRAVHKLTRGKVLLSARMLPGVILTAKGARSGEPRTTPLACMPEDGGASWLLIGSNFGRPGHPAWTGNLLKHPDADVSWKGQDIAVRARLLEGEERAAAWTAVLGFWPPYATYQARIEREIRLFRLERR